In the genome of Bacteroides mediterraneensis, the window AAGATACCAGCCTACGCCCCGAAAGAAGTGGTGGATGCCACAGGATGTGGAGACACTTATGTGCTGGGGTATCTGTACATGCGTAACAAAGGTGCATCCTATGCTGAAGCCGGATGTTTTGCCGCCGCCATGTCGACCATCAAATTGGAAAAGTCAGGCCCTTTTTCCGGAACGGAAGAAGAAGTATGGCACATCCTGCAGACCGACAAGGCCAAGCCGGAAGTGCTGGCTGCTCAATAAGCAAAACAAAGATTATATCATAGAAGAAAGGGTTTGCATACTGAATCACTCAGCTGCAAACCCTTGTTTTTTACCTGTCATCGGTTACCGGATTATCCCATCTTACCCGTCAGATAAGCCCGGGTGCGTTCGTCTACCGGATTCTTGAACATCTTTTCCGTATCGTCGTATTCAATCAATTCTCCCATATACATGAACATGGAGCGGTCGGAGATACGCATCGCCTGCGACATGTTGTGTGTCACAATCAAGATGGTCACCTCTTTCTTCAGCTGGTCCATCAGGCCCTCAATATGCTTGGTGGCAATCGGGTCCAAGGCAGAAGTCGGTTCGTCCATCAAGAGCACATCCGGCTGGAGTGCCAGCGAGCGGGCAATGCACAAACGCTGCTGTTGTCCTCCGGACAGGAAGGTACCCCGCTTGGTCAAGGCATCCTTCACCTCGTCCCACAGGCACACGTTCCGCAGGTTGCGTTCCACGATTTCATCCTTCTGCGACTTTGACAGATGGATACCGTTCAGGATGTATCCAGCCAGCACATTGTCATAAATGTTCATGGTAGGGAAAGGGTTCGGGCGCTGGAACACCATACCGATGCGGCGCCGTTCCTCCATCGGGTGCATCTGTAGCACATTCTCTCCGTTCAGCAAAATCTCACCCGTCACACGGATATTCTTGTATAACTCATGCATACGGTTCACCGCACGCAGCAAGGTACTCTTTCCGCATCCGGAAGGCCCCATAATGGCCGTAATCGTATTTTTCTCAATATCGGCCGATACGTGTTTCACGGCCATCACACTGCTGGTGTACGAGATGCACACATCTTTTATCTGGAGAATCGGATTCTTTATATTTTCCATTTCTTTGCAATTCGTTTAGCTAATAAATTCAGACATAACACAAAAGTCAACAGGAAGAGAGAAGCTCCCCATATCAGGCTCTGCAGGTTCGGGTCGTTGAAAAATTCCCAAATCAGCAACGGTACGGCCGACATCGGCTTGGTCATGTTCCAGCTGATGGCCGCACCTCCCAGAGCCGTAAACATCAACGGGGCTGTTTCACCTACCACACGCGAGATGGCCAGCAAGATACCAGTAAAGATACTGCCCAAAGCGGAAGGCAACATCACCTTCAACATCACCCGCCAGTAGCTTCCTCCCAAAGCCAGTCCGGCTTCTTTCAACGTTTCCGGAAGCACCTTCATGGTTTCCTCCGTAGAACGGATAATCAACGGCAGCATCATGATGAACAGAGCCACACTTCCAGCAATGGCCGAATATCCTTTCATCGGCACCACCACCCAAATATAGGTGATAATACCAATAATAATGGACGGGGTTCC includes:
- the pstB gene encoding phosphate ABC transporter ATP-binding protein PstB, yielding MENIKNPILQIKDVCISYTSSVMAVKHVSADIEKNTITAIMGPSGCGKSTLLRAVNRMHELYKNIRVTGEILLNGENVLQMHPMEERRRIGMVFQRPNPFPTMNIYDNVLAGYILNGIHLSKSQKDEIVERNLRNVCLWDEVKDALTKRGTFLSGGQQQRLCIARSLALQPDVLLMDEPTSALDPIATKHIEGLMDQLKKEVTILIVTHNMSQAMRISDRSMFMYMGELIEYDDTEKMFKNPVDERTRAYLTGKMG
- the pstA gene encoding phosphate ABC transporter permease PstA, which gives rise to MLYGNNIKLRILKSRLLYILVCVLSGVTAIPLLAILGEVLVKGWRQLGWSFITEATPNAYKAMMAASAGEAIPGGIANGIIGTFLMLILAAVVAIPVGILCGICLSEYRKSWFAVIVSYLTDLLQGTPSIIIGIITYIWVVVPMKGYSAIAGSVALFIMMLPLIIRSTEETMKVLPETLKEAGLALGGSYWRVMLKVMLPSALGSIFTGILLAISRVVGETAPLMFTALGGAAISWNMTKPMSAVPLLIWEFFNDPNLQSLIWGASLFLLTFVLCLNLLAKRIAKKWKI